The Bifidobacterium eulemuris genome includes a window with the following:
- the gap gene encoding type I glyceraldehyde-3-phosphate dehydrogenase, with the protein MTVKIGINGFGRIGRLAFRRIFELQARGGQAGDIEVAAINDLTSPAALAYLLKYDSTHGTFKHDDGTLVDVKATEDSIIVDGKEYKVYAEKDANNIPWVKNDGVEFVLECTGFYTSAEKSQAHLNAGAKKVLISAPAKDADTPTVVFGVNHDILKADDVIVSAGSCTTNSMAAMVKLLNDKWGIKAGFMTTIHAYTGTQMILDGPRGTKSGRDLRAAAVNTIAHSTGAAKAIGKVVPEVNGKLQGHAQRVQVPDGSVTELTTVLNVETTADEINEAFKAAFSDTDYYGYNDEGIVSGDIIGDTHGGVFDPTQTDVNTVDGVTLARTVSFYDNEYGFTCNMVRTLLYFAEISE; encoded by the coding sequence ATGACAGTTAAGATTGGTATCAACGGCTTCGGTCGTATCGGTCGTCTCGCCTTCCGCCGCATCTTCGAGCTTCAGGCTCGCGGTGGCCAGGCTGGTGACATCGAAGTTGCCGCCATCAACGATCTGACCTCGCCGGCCGCTCTCGCCTACCTGCTGAAGTACGACAGCACCCACGGCACCTTCAAGCACGACGACGGCACCCTGGTCGACGTGAAGGCCACCGAGGACTCCATCATCGTCGACGGCAAGGAATACAAGGTCTACGCCGAGAAGGACGCCAACAACATCCCGTGGGTCAAGAACGACGGCGTCGAGTTCGTGCTCGAGTGCACCGGCTTCTACACCTCCGCCGAGAAGTCCCAGGCCCACCTCAACGCCGGCGCCAAGAAGGTCCTGATCTCCGCTCCGGCCAAGGACGCCGACACCCCGACCGTCGTGTTCGGTGTGAACCACGACATCCTCAAGGCCGACGACGTGATCGTCTCCGCCGGCTCCTGCACCACCAACTCCATGGCCGCCATGGTCAAGCTGCTCAACGACAAGTGGGGCATCAAGGCCGGCTTCATGACCACCATCCACGCCTACACCGGCACCCAGATGATCCTGGACGGCCCGCGTGGCACCAAGTCCGGCCGCGACCTGCGCGCCGCCGCGGTGAACACCATCGCCCACTCCACCGGTGCCGCCAAGGCCATCGGCAAGGTCGTCCCGGAGGTCAACGGCAAGCTGCAGGGCCACGCCCAGCGCGTGCAGGTTCCGGACGGATCCGTCACCGAGCTGACCACCGTGCTGAACGTCGAGACCACCGCCGACGAAATCAACGAGGCCTTCAAGGCCGCGTTCTCCGACACGGACTACTACGGCTACAACGATGAGGGCATCGTCTCCGGCGACATCATCGGCGACACCCACGGCGGCGTGTTCGACCCGACCCAGACCGACGTCAACACCGTCGACGGCGTGACCCTGGCCCGCACCGTGTCCTTCTACGACAACGAGTACGGCTTCACCTGCAACATGGTGCGCACCCTGCTGTACTTCGCCGAGATCTCCGAGTGA
- a CDS encoding thiamine diphosphokinase yields MSKVCMVFGAGSYYDESPVVPQGALVVAADGGYDHALALGIRPDVAIGDFDSISKTPVLHEDGDDPASGRVSTIALPAQKDETDMPQAVKVGWNQGIRVFHIFGGLGGRLDHALANLQMLADIARHGGIGFLHGDGCVATAVTDGEIRFPANQVAARRMVSVFAHSDRALGVTIRGLKYETDSVDWTNSHALGVSNEFLPGIPSSISVREGTLIVTYPVEAPQPQWRSGADQAASFGAIDDRRSELLSPLFRD; encoded by the coding sequence ATGAGCAAGGTCTGTATGGTGTTCGGGGCGGGAAGCTACTACGACGAGAGTCCGGTCGTTCCCCAAGGCGCGCTGGTCGTGGCCGCGGACGGAGGATACGACCACGCGCTCGCGCTGGGCATCAGGCCCGATGTGGCGATCGGCGATTTCGATTCGATCAGCAAAACGCCCGTCCTCCACGAGGATGGCGACGATCCGGCGTCGGGGAGGGTCTCCACCATCGCGCTGCCCGCGCAGAAGGACGAGACCGATATGCCGCAGGCGGTGAAGGTCGGCTGGAACCAAGGCATTCGAGTGTTCCATATCTTCGGCGGACTCGGAGGACGCCTCGACCATGCGCTGGCGAATCTGCAGATGCTGGCCGACATCGCGAGGCATGGCGGCATCGGATTCCTGCATGGCGACGGCTGTGTCGCCACGGCCGTGACGGACGGCGAGATCCGATTCCCCGCGAACCAGGTGGCCGCGCGGCGCATGGTTTCCGTATTCGCGCATTCCGACAGGGCCTTGGGCGTGACGATTCGGGGTCTGAAATACGAGACGGATTCGGTCGATTGGACGAACAGCCACGCGCTGGGGGTCAGCAACGAATTCCTGCCCGGCATCCCCTCCTCCATCAGCGTGCGCGAGGGCACGCTGATCGTCACCTATCCCGTGGAGGCGCCGCAGCCCCAATGGCGCAGCGGTGCGGATCAGGCCGCGTCTTTCGGCGCGATCGACGACCGCCGGTCCGAACTGCTCTCCCCGCTCTTCCGCGACTGA
- a CDS encoding aldose 1-epimerase family protein: MACTNLPPRTGQQYAISYGDYRAVVTQLGATLRKLTYQGKNVIVPLGADDPVTCCHGQILIPFPNRIEAGTYTFEGTTYTLPIDEHDRNTAIHGYGYRSYWNLVSLEESKVTLSWRSPHMNGYPFDIVVTATYELGDKGLSITIAATNHGDANAPWALAIHPWLDNGFNGYGDEIDGHNAQCSLTVPADTHVTVDENLIPTGTEPVDGTKYDLRQPTLLTEQPFDDAWTDLHHDADGTVTATFTRPDGLTIKVGGDETITSFQVCTGTGFPAFQHPAGTAVEPQTAYANAFNTGEDLIVIEPGATSATTLFLKAEQA, from the coding sequence ATGGCATGCACGAACCTGCCTCCGCGCACCGGACAGCAGTATGCGATTTCCTACGGCGACTACCGGGCCGTCGTCACCCAGCTCGGCGCCACGCTGCGCAAGCTCACCTACCAGGGCAAGAACGTGATCGTGCCGCTCGGCGCCGACGATCCGGTGACCTGCTGCCACGGCCAGATCCTCATCCCATTCCCCAACCGCATCGAAGCCGGCACCTACACCTTCGAAGGCACGACCTACACGCTGCCCATCGACGAGCATGACCGCAACACCGCCATCCACGGCTACGGCTACCGCTCCTATTGGAATCTGGTGAGCCTCGAGGAGTCCAAGGTCACGCTGTCGTGGCGCTCGCCCCATATGAACGGCTATCCTTTCGACATCGTCGTCACCGCCACCTACGAGCTGGGCGACAAGGGCCTGTCCATCACCATCGCCGCCACCAATCACGGCGACGCGAACGCCCCGTGGGCCCTGGCGATCCACCCGTGGCTCGACAACGGTTTCAACGGCTATGGCGACGAGATCGACGGACACAACGCCCAATGCTCCCTGACCGTGCCGGCCGACACGCATGTCACCGTCGACGAGAACCTCATCCCAACCGGCACCGAGCCGGTGGACGGCACCAAATACGACCTGCGCCAGCCCACACTCCTCACCGAACAGCCCTTCGACGACGCGTGGACCGACCTGCATCACGACGCCGACGGCACCGTGACCGCCACGTTCACCCGCCCCGACGGACTGACCATCAAGGTGGGAGGCGACGAAACCATCACCTCGTTCCAGGTGTGCACCGGCACCGGATTCCCCGCCTTCCAGCATCCGGCGGGCACCGCGGTCGAACCGCAGACCGCCTACGCCAACGCCTTCAACACCGGCGAGGACCTGATCGTCATCGAGCCGGGCGCCACCAGCGCCACCACGCTGTTCCTTAAGGCCGAGCAGGCCTGA
- a CDS encoding spermidine synthase → MAVKTRDSERPILKSKTFLYVTEFFSGMAVMAAELGASRLLAPYFSSSQIVWTIIIGTIMIALALGAVFGGKWADKDPNPDKLYFRIMIAAVWIALIPLVGKYVILAISGLLIVSVSTNFLIVAAFVSCMVIFVPPLFLLGTVTAGLNKFATDSLEDNASVVGRLSACNTIGSILGTFLPTFVTIPAVGTFVTFLIFSGVLLAIPLVYFISIRARRVACVVSTVVFVATSCVSPLSGFAFWETNLAYEGESIYNYLQVKNLSDRTILSTNVLFGVQSVTMKDEGLTGMYYDTALAAPALADNADSALILGMGTGTYARQLRQYYPDMEITGVEIDEKITELAGEYFDEPADVPVSTYDGRAWLAASDETYDVIMVDAYQDITIPFQMSSVEFFEMVKEHLNPGGVMVVNMNMISDGEGSINEALTDTIASVFGERNMLTADVPNTTNRELFAKTIGEDKSTKGASDIKRDAKAIPLRSTTYMRTHSDELKWEMDEVAARFEEVDEPDADSTILTDDQAPVEVLGMRAIDQLIEEEAGPYREILREEGITGLIDALS, encoded by the coding sequence ATGGCGGTGAAGACGAGGGACAGCGAACGGCCGATCCTCAAGTCGAAGACCTTCCTGTACGTCACGGAGTTCTTCTCGGGCATGGCCGTCATGGCCGCCGAGCTGGGCGCCTCGCGTCTGCTCGCCCCCTACTTCTCCAGCTCGCAGATCGTATGGACCATCATCATCGGCACCATCATGATCGCGCTGGCGCTTGGTGCGGTGTTCGGCGGCAAATGGGCCGACAAGGACCCGAACCCCGACAAGCTCTACTTCCGCATCATGATCGCGGCCGTATGGATCGCGCTGATCCCGCTGGTCGGCAAATACGTGATCCTGGCGATCTCCGGACTGCTGATCGTAAGCGTGTCGACCAACTTCCTCATCGTCGCGGCCTTCGTCAGCTGCATGGTCATCTTCGTGCCGCCGCTGTTCCTGCTCGGCACCGTGACCGCGGGCCTGAACAAATTCGCCACCGACTCGCTCGAGGACAACGCCTCCGTGGTCGGCCGGCTTTCCGCATGCAACACCATCGGCTCGATCCTCGGGACCTTCCTGCCCACCTTCGTGACCATCCCCGCCGTGGGCACCTTCGTGACCTTCCTGATCTTCTCGGGCGTGCTGCTGGCCATCCCCCTGGTCTACTTCATTTCCATCCGCGCCCGCCGCGTCGCCTGCGTCGTCTCAACGGTCGTCTTCGTGGCCACCTCCTGCGTCTCGCCCTTAAGCGGCTTCGCGTTCTGGGAGACGAACCTCGCCTACGAGGGCGAGTCGATCTACAACTATCTGCAGGTCAAGAACCTCTCCGACCGCACGATCCTGTCCACCAACGTGCTGTTCGGCGTGCAGTCCGTCACCATGAAGGACGAGGGGCTCACCGGCATGTACTACGACACGGCCCTCGCCGCCCCCGCGCTCGCCGACAACGCCGACTCCGCCCTGATCCTCGGCATGGGCACCGGCACCTACGCGCGTCAGCTCAGGCAGTATTACCCGGATATGGAGATCACCGGTGTGGAGATCGACGAGAAGATCACCGAACTGGCGGGGGAGTACTTCGATGAGCCGGCCGACGTGCCCGTCTCCACCTACGACGGACGCGCGTGGCTCGCCGCCAGCGACGAAACCTACGACGTGATCATGGTCGACGCGTATCAGGACATCACCATACCTTTCCAGATGAGCTCGGTCGAGTTCTTCGAGATGGTCAAGGAGCACCTGAACCCCGGCGGTGTGATGGTGGTGAACATGAACATGATCTCCGACGGCGAAGGCTCGATCAACGAGGCGCTCACCGACACCATCGCCAGCGTGTTCGGCGAACGCAACATGCTCACCGCCGACGTGCCGAACACCACCAACCGCGAGTTGTTCGCCAAAACCATCGGCGAGGACAAGTCCACCAAGGGCGCGAGCGACATCAAACGCGACGCCAAGGCGATTCCGCTGCGCTCCACCACCTATATGCGCACGCACAGCGACGAGCTCAAATGGGAGATGGACGAGGTGGCCGCGCGTTTCGAGGAGGTCGACGAGCCGGACGCGGATTCGACCATCCTCACCGACGATCAGGCGCCGGTCGAGGTGCTGGGCATGCGCGCCATCGACCAGCTGATCGAGGAGGAGGCCGGACCTTACCGCGAGATCCTGCGCGAGGAGGGCATCACCGGTCTGATCGACGCGTTGAGCTGA
- a CDS encoding 4-hydroxy-3-methylbut-2-enyl diphosphate reductase — protein sequence MGKRIVLADPRGFCAGVDRAILTVRTILKASGADGLSRGDGLPPVYVRRQIVHNRHVVEDLAAQGAVFVEELDEIPDEAGPAGIPVVFSAHGVSPAVKREAEERGLHVVDATCPLVGKVHREVLRFVREGYEIVYIGHKGHDEAVGVVGESPEHVHLIERAGDVETLRFEPMTKLVLLSQTTLSIDETAETIAALKARFPWIEEPPSSDICYATSNRQAAVKLVAEQSDAVVIVGSANSSNSVRLMEVAQEALAGRGEAHRVDDAGELDPAWFDGVEAVGVSSGASVPEEYVEGVVSALQDMGYDDIASVETIKETMHFVLPAELRR from the coding sequence ATGGGCAAACGTATCGTATTGGCGGATCCGCGCGGATTCTGCGCCGGAGTGGACCGTGCGATCCTGACCGTGCGGACGATACTCAAGGCCAGCGGCGCCGACGGCCTCTCCCGTGGGGACGGCCTGCCTCCGGTGTATGTGCGCCGGCAGATCGTGCACAACCGCCATGTGGTCGAGGATCTGGCCGCGCAGGGGGCGGTGTTCGTCGAGGAACTGGATGAGATTCCTGATGAGGCGGGCCCGGCCGGCATTCCGGTGGTGTTCTCCGCGCATGGCGTGTCGCCCGCGGTGAAGCGCGAGGCCGAGGAACGGGGATTGCACGTCGTGGACGCGACCTGCCCGCTAGTGGGCAAAGTGCATCGCGAGGTGCTGCGTTTCGTGCGCGAGGGATACGAAATCGTCTACATCGGGCATAAAGGCCATGACGAGGCGGTCGGCGTGGTGGGGGAGAGCCCCGAACATGTGCATCTGATCGAACGCGCGGGCGACGTCGAGACCCTGCGGTTCGAGCCGATGACCAAACTGGTGCTGCTCAGCCAGACCACCTTGAGCATCGACGAGACGGCCGAGACGATCGCCGCTCTGAAGGCCCGGTTCCCGTGGATCGAGGAGCCGCCGAGCTCCGACATCTGCTATGCGACCAGCAACCGGCAGGCAGCGGTGAAATTGGTGGCCGAACAGTCCGACGCCGTGGTGATCGTCGGATCGGCGAATTCGTCGAATTCGGTGCGTCTGATGGAGGTCGCGCAGGAGGCCTTGGCCGGGCGCGGCGAAGCGCACCGCGTCGACGACGCGGGCGAGCTTGATCCGGCCTGGTTCGACGGCGTCGAGGCCGTGGGCGTCTCCTCGGGCGCGTCGGTGCCCGAGGAATATGTCGAAGGTGTGGTCTCGGCCCTGCAGGACATGGGCTACGACGACATCGCCTCAGTGGAGACCATCAAGGAAACCATGCACTTCGTATTACCGGCGGAACTCCGCCGGTAA
- a CDS encoding ECF transporter S component produces the protein MTSSEQAQRPDLRWRVTDITTTAVIAVASGLVFWGAGLISEPLGSMLAIVPGMQALIYGVFYFAGPLAAVIVRKPGAALFCELVAAMVEAVIGSHWGGAGTILPGIVQGLGAELAFLFFAYRMWNIGVTMLAGALSAVGGVIVSYFLYNVGMSLLDPYMVVNLLCNVISGAVIAGALTWWLYKAIAATGALDRLAGGRDARVIA, from the coding sequence ATGACATCATCCGAACAAGCTCAGCGCCCGGACCTGCGTTGGCGCGTGACCGACATCACCACCACGGCGGTCATCGCCGTCGCCTCCGGCCTGGTCTTCTGGGGCGCGGGCCTGATTTCCGAGCCGTTGGGATCCATGCTGGCGATCGTGCCGGGCATGCAGGCTCTGATATACGGCGTGTTCTATTTCGCCGGTCCGTTGGCCGCGGTCATCGTACGCAAGCCCGGCGCGGCGTTGTTCTGCGAGCTCGTCGCGGCCATGGTGGAGGCGGTGATCGGCAGCCATTGGGGAGGCGCCGGCACGATCCTGCCCGGCATCGTCCAAGGTTTGGGAGCGGAACTGGCCTTCTTGTTCTTCGCCTACCGCATGTGGAACATCGGCGTCACGATGCTCGCCGGCGCACTGTCTGCCGTGGGAGGCGTCATCGTCTCCTACTTCCTGTACAACGTGGGCATGTCGCTGCTTGATCCGTACATGGTGGTGAATCTCCTGTGCAACGTGATCTCCGGTGCTGTGATCGCCGGGGCGCTGACCTGGTGGCTGTACAAGGCCATCGCCGCCACCGGCGCGTTGGACCGTCTCGCCGGAGGTCGCGACGCGAGGGTGATCGCGTGA